The genomic region CCGGACGACACCGTCGACCTGCTGTCGATGCTCGGTGCGCCGCCGCACGTGATCAAGCTCAACGAGAGTTCGCAGGGCGCCGGGGTGATCCTGACCGAGAAGCCGTCGGCGTCGCGCAGCGTGGTCGAAACCCTGCGCGGGCTCTACGCGAATTTCCTGGTGCAGGAGTTCATCGCCGAAGCCGAAGGCGCCGACCTGCGCTGTTTCGTGGTCGGCGACGAGGTGGTTGCGTCGATGCGCCGGCAGGCGCCGAAGGGCGACTTCCGCTCCAATCTGCATCGCGGCGGTACCGCTGAGGCGGTGCAGGCGACCGAAGATGAGCGCGCGGTGGCGATCCGTGCCGCCAAGGTGCTCGGCTTGGGCGTGGCGGGCGTGGACCTGATCCGCGCCCGGCGCGGCCCACTGGTGCTGGAGGTCAATGCCTCGCCGGGGCTGGAAGGGATCGAGGCGGCCACAGGGGTGGATATTGCCGGAAAAATCATCGATCTTCTGGCAAATGGCGTTCAAATGAGCGCAACACACAAAGCCCCGAAACGGTGACGGGAGCCCGAAAGGATCCTGTCATCTGTTTTTAACGGCCCTTTAATCGCCCCGGGCGTAGCGTGTACTGACCGAATTCTGTCACCACACCCACCCTCGTCAGGGCGATGCAGAACCGGTAATCGGGGTTACACCCAATTGTTCGGCCCGGGCGGCCCATGCCGTCCGGGCCATTTTTTTCGATCGCGAAACGGGCAAGTTGTCCCCAAGCCACCGCCCCCAAGCCGACGATGATGCATCGCGCACGGCGTACCTGTCGCAGGTGCAGTCGCATGAGCGCCGTGTGCCAGAATTGCAGGCGCGCTGCCCATGGCTCGCGCCGGGGACTTTGGGAACCGAACGCACGCCGACCGGTCACAGCAGCACCTTTGAGGATCCACCGCCCATGCGCATACTCGTGATCGAAGACAATCAGGACATCGCCGCCAATCTGGGCGATTACCTCGAAGACCGCGGCCATACCGTCGACTTCGCCGCCGATGGCATCACCGGCCTGCATCTGGCCATCGTCCACGAATTCGATGCGATCGTGCTCGACCTCAACCTGCCCGGCATGGATGGTCTGGAGGTCTGCCGCAAGCTGCGCGGCGAGGCCCGCAAGCAGACCCCGGTGCTGATGCTCACCGCCCGCGACACTCTCGACAACAAGGTCGCCGGCTTCGAGTCCGGCGCCGACGATTACCTGATCAAGCCGTTCGCGCTGCAGGAAGTCGAAGTCCGCCTCAATGCCCTGGCGCGACGCGGCAAGGGCAACCAGACCCGGGTGCTGGAAGTGGGCGATCTGGAATACAACCTCGACACGCTCGAGGTACGCCGCCAGGGCAAGCTGCTGCAGCTCAATCCGACCGCGCTCAAGATCCTGCAGTCGCTGATGGAAGCGTCGCCCGCTGTCGTCACCCGGCAGGAGCTGGAAACGCGCGTGTGGGGTGAAGAGCTGCCCGATTCCGACAGCCTGCGCGTGCATATCCACGGCCTGCGCGCGATGGTCGACAAACCATTCCCGGTGCCGCTGATCCAGACCCGTCACGGCATCGGTTACCGCATCGCCGTGCCCGATGCCAGCGCCTGAGATCGCGCCATCGCGGCGGCGTAGACCGGCTTACCGTCGGCGGCTGCGCAGCCGCATCATCCTGTCGTTCGTATTGCTGGGGTTCGGGCTGACCACGCTGTTCGCGATCGCGACGCAGTGGACGCGCAATCGGGTCGAGAACGCGCTGGTCGAAGACCTGATGAACCGCAACATCGAAGAGGCGGCGAAGCAGTTCAAGAACGATCCGTCCAATCCGCAGTTCGCCGTCGATCAGATCCGCGCTTTCGTTTACACGCCGGAAAAATTCGACTCCGTGAGGATCAATCGGCCGGAGTGGTACGCGCTGTCGGACGGCATCACCAGCATCACCGGCACCGATGAAACCGGCAATCCGCTCAGTTACAAACTGGCGGTCCGCAAGACGCCCGATGCCTGGTTCTTCCTCGCCTACGACATGACCCGCGCCAGTCGCGGCGACGCGCAGTTCAACCGCGCGATCTTCGGCTCGGTCGGGCTGTTCTCGCTGTTCTCGCTGCTGGTCGGCTGGTGGGCGGCGTCGCGGGTGATGAGCCCGGTGACCGAACTCGCGCAGCGCCTGCGTCGCTCGGGCCGCAGTGCCGAACCGGAAGCGCTGGCGTCGCACTTCGCGGAGGACGAGGTCGGCGAGCTTGCGAAAGCGCTGGATGATTACGCCGAACGCCTGACCGACGTGGTCAAGCGCGACCGCGAGTTCAACGCCGACGTGAGCCATGAATTGCGCACGCCGCTGGCGGTGATTCGCGGCGCATCCGAGCTGTTGCTCGCCAAGCCCGACATGGACGACAAGACCCGGGCACGCTTGCAGCGGGTGCAACGCGCCGAGCAGCAGTGCACCGATCTGATCAGCGCGCTGCTGCTGCTGTCGCGCAACGAGCGCGGCCACGGCGCCGCCGATGTCGGCCGTCTTGCGGAGCAACTGCTCGACGCGCACCGCACCCAGCTCGGCGGCAAGCCGCTGACGCTGCGCATGGAAGGCGCGGTCGGCCAGGTGGTCGTCGATGCGCCGGACGCGGCCGTGACCGTGGCGCTCAGCAACCTGATCGGCAACGCGGTGAAGTACACGCAGCAGGGCGAAGTGGTGGTGCGCCTCGGCGACAACGCCGTCGAAGTGATCGACAGCGGTCCTGGTCTCAGCGCCGAAGACGCGGCGCGGCTGTTCGAGCGTGGGTATCGCGGCAGTCATGCCGAACATACCCAAGGCGGCGGGATTGGTCTTTCGATCGTGCGTCGTCTTTGTGCGCTGTACGGTTGGCGCGTGCGGGTGGTGCCGGGGCAGGAGCGTGGCGTGATTGCGACGTTGACGTTCGGGGTTTGATCAGCTGCTTTTTATACCCAGATCCCCGCTTCCGAGAACTGCGGAAACCAGCGTTTCCGAATATCTTCGATATCCGAATTAGGCTCTGTTGTTCTAGGCGCTTTATAGCGTATCGGTAACGCATGGCGCCTTTTTCGCGCTGGTGCGCGAGTGACTTTCTTTTTGAAAAGAAAGTCACCAAAGAAAACACTTCAAGTCCACTTCTAAACTGCCATCTGAGGCAAAGCCGGGATTTTTCGATGAGACATCCTTGTCTCATCGAAAAACGATGCACATCCTGTGCATCGCCCTCTGGGTCTACGATCAAGGGATGGTACTCCACGTCTGCAATCTTATCGGGACGATCGCCTCTATCCACATGCGAAAAGTGGCTTAGACATTTTCATTCCTGCTCGCTCTCAGCGGCTTTCAAACTACCGTGCGATCGCATGCAAGTTGCCAGTATTCCCGAAAACTGTTTCGTCCCCACGACATTAAAACTACCGTGCTGTCGGACTGAATTGGAGACCCGGAGGGCGGCGCACAGGACGTGCGCCGTTTTTCGATGAGACAAGGATGTCTCATCGAAAAATCCCGGCTTCGCCTCAGATGGCAGTTTAGAAGTGGACTTGAAGTGTTTTCTTTGGTGACTTTCTTTTCAAAAAGAAAGTCACTCGCGCACCAGCGCGAAAAAGACGCCATGCTTTACCCGTGAACTAATAATCACCAATATCGGCAGTGCCACGAAACTTCCAGCGAAGATTCAAGAAAGGCCGGTAACAATCAAACAGTGCTCACACCCTTTCCAACCACCCATACTTGTCCGCAGTCTTGCCATCGAACAACCCGAAGAACAATTCCTGCAAATGGCGCGTCATGGGCCCGGGTTTACCCGCACCCACCTGACGACCATCGACCGAACGGATCGGGGTGATCTCCGCAGCCGTGCCGCACATGAAGAGTTCGTCGCACAGATAGAGATATTCGCGCGGCAGATCGCGTTCGAAGACTTCGATACCTGCGTCGCGTGCGAGGGTGATGATGGTGTTTCGGGTCAGGCCGTTGAGCAGCGCGGCGCTGACCGGAGTGGTGTGCAGCGCGCCGTCGAACACGAGAAAGAGATTCTCGCCGGCGCCTTCACTGAGCAGGCCGGTCGAAGCCAGCGCGATGCCTTCACCGAAGCCGAGGCGGCGCGCTTCGCGTGCGACCAGTTGCCCGGAGAGATAGTTGCCGCCGGCTTTCGCGCCGGCCGGCAGCGTGTTGGGCGCGAAACGCTGCCAGCTGGAGACGCAGGCGTCGATACCTTCTTCCAGCACGGTCGCGCCGAGGTATTGGCCCATCTTCCAGGTGGCCACCGCCATGTCGGTGGGCGTATCGGCGGAGAGGCCGAACCCGCCGAGGCCGCGATATGCGACCGGGCGCAGATAATCGGTGGTGAAGCCGTTGGCCTTGATCACCTCGCGACAGGCCGCGTTGATGTCGTCCAGACCATACGGCATCGACATGTCGTAGATCTTCGCGGAGGCGTACAGGCGCTTGTTGTGATCGGTCAGACGGAAAATCGCCGGGCCGTCAGGCGTGTCGTAACAGCGGATGCCCTCGAACACCGACGATCCGTAATGGACGACGTGGGACATGACGTGGGTGGTCGCCTCGGCCCAGGGCTTGATGCTGCCGTTGTGCCAGATCCATTCGGGGTAACGCTGGGTCATGTCGATGTCCGTCTGCTGGGTGTCGGTGCGACCGGTATTTTAGGCGATGCGCAACAGGGCCGACAGTCCGCGCCTGAAAAGACGGGGCCTTGCGGCCCCGTCCCGGTCTTGCGGAAAACCAGTCGTCATCAGCGGAAGGCGGCGATGGTCGCCTTGGTGGTGTTCAACACGCGCTGGTTGTGCGCCCGCGTGGTGTTGCCCATCGCCTGCCCGCCATAGGTCTTGGCCGGGTTGGACCAGTAGTTGATGCGCGGGCAGCCGCCGGTGGTGCAGGCATAGGCCATGATCGTGCGCCAGGCATTGGTCGGCGAACGATAGCCGTGGCCGTAGGCGTACGGGGTCAGGGTCGGATCGGTGGCGATGTCGTGACGCGCCGACTGCAGGTGGCCGATTTCGTGCGCGAACGAGTAGTACCCCGTGGCGCAGCCGTAGTGCGCGACCGCGAACGCGGTGGCGGCGGTGGAGCCGATGCCCGACGCCAGGCCGCAGGACGAGGCGTTGTTGATCAACAGCATCATGACATCGGCCGTGACCGTGTTGCGGGTGGCGTGGTACGAATCCATGAAGCCGTCGGTGGTGCCGCGGAAGCGCGTCAGATCGGTGCTGAAGCTGCCGGATTCCACATACGTCGTGGTGTAGCGACCGGCCAGTTGCAGGGTGATCTCGACGCCGCTGTTCGCATAGCCCTGGTTGCTCTCGGCGACGGCGAGATTCACCAGGCCGACGATGTCGCCGCTGGCGGTAGCGGCCGATTGGGTTGCCACCACCATCACCCGGATCGTACTGATCGCCTGCGGGCCGACGTCGCCCGCTGCCCTGGCGGCGCGCTGCACGTTGCCCATGTCGATCTGCGGCAGGAAGTTGTAGGCCGCCGGGTGATCCGCAGGCATCTTCATTTCGTCGATGCGTGCGATCACGTGTCCACCGGAGCGCAACGGACGCAGCGCATACAACTCGCCGTTCTTGCGGATGGTGCCGGTGAGCTTGTCGCCGTTGCGGACGATCATCACCGAGTTGTTGGGATCGTCGGCGATCTCACCCGTGGCCTTGCCGCGCAGCGTATCGAGCAGGCCGAAGTTTTTGCCGATGTTGCCGTACCACACCAGCGTGCCGTCCGGATTGCGCTTGGTATAGCGCATGTGCACGGCGCTGGCGTCGCCGAACCCGAGTTGCAGCGTGTCGCTCTTGGCGCTGATCTGGCTGGCATCGGCCTGCACCATCTGCAGCGACTCCGTGGCGCGGCTTTCGGCCAATGCGCGATAGCTGGCGTCCGCGCCGATGCCGGCCGGTGCAGCTTTCATGGCGGAAAACAGGGGCTGTTTGGCGGCCTGACTGGCGGACGCGGCGAAACCCAGCGCCGCGATCGTGCCGATGGCGATGAACATGATCGAACGTTTCATGCGATGACCTCTCCTTGATCCTTCCATTGCGGCGTCCGAGCCGGTGGATATGCAATGTCGGGACGTGATGATGGTTGGTCTGGAGTGACCCGGACACCTTGCCCAACGCCATGGATCGCACGGTGCAGTGCCGCGTGCAAGCCGCAACGCAGCAATCCGCCTGCGTATGTCTCAGGACGGTTGCCGATACTGTCTCAGTACCCGATGGCATTCGGCTTGAGCGCCGAATCCCGATGTCCGTCTCCCTGCGTCCGCGAGAGGAGGGCTTCGGTCGCCGCCCTTCATCCCAGTACGCGGTGTGCCTGGCCCGGCATGGGTTCTACAGCGTGATCCACCAGCAATCGAGGTGCCGGCGCAGACCCAAGACCGTGCGCGAAGGCGTGCTGCCCTTGCCGAGCGTCTGCTCCAGACGAAGGCCGACCGGTGGCCTGCGGATCACGCGCGGTGGTTGCGGAGCGGCGTCGTCGGTGCCGGC from Lysobacter sp. harbors:
- the rimK gene encoding 30S ribosomal protein S6--L-glutamate ligase, which produces MKLAILSRNSKLYSTRRLVEAARAHGHTARVLDPLRCYMRIASDGFDMHYKGRPLAGYQAVLPRIGASITRYGSAVLHQFELMGSYTPNPADAIARARDKLRAHQLLAAQGIGMPTTVFGDNPDDTVDLLSMLGAPPHVIKLNESSQGAGVILTEKPSASRSVVETLRGLYANFLVQEFIAEAEGADLRCFVVGDEVVASMRRQAPKGDFRSNLHRGGTAEAVQATEDERAVAIRAAKVLGLGVAGVDLIRARRGPLVLEVNASPGLEGIEAATGVDIAGKIIDLLANGVQMSATHKAPKR
- a CDS encoding response regulator transcription factor, producing the protein MRILVIEDNQDIAANLGDYLEDRGHTVDFAADGITGLHLAIVHEFDAIVLDLNLPGMDGLEVCRKLRGEARKQTPVLMLTARDTLDNKVAGFESGADDYLIKPFALQEVEVRLNALARRGKGNQTRVLEVGDLEYNLDTLEVRRQGKLLQLNPTALKILQSLMEASPAVVTRQELETRVWGEELPDSDSLRVHIHGLRAMVDKPFPVPLIQTRHGIGYRIAVPDASA
- a CDS encoding HAMP domain-containing histidine kinase, whose amino-acid sequence is MPAPEIAPSRRRRPAYRRRLRSRIILSFVLLGFGLTTLFAIATQWTRNRVENALVEDLMNRNIEEAAKQFKNDPSNPQFAVDQIRAFVYTPEKFDSVRINRPEWYALSDGITSITGTDETGNPLSYKLAVRKTPDAWFFLAYDMTRASRGDAQFNRAIFGSVGLFSLFSLLVGWWAASRVMSPVTELAQRLRRSGRSAEPEALASHFAEDEVGELAKALDDYAERLTDVVKRDREFNADVSHELRTPLAVIRGASELLLAKPDMDDKTRARLQRVQRAEQQCTDLISALLLLSRNERGHGAADVGRLAEQLLDAHRTQLGGKPLTLRMEGAVGQVVVDAPDAAVTVALSNLIGNAVKYTQQGEVVVRLGDNAVEVIDSGPGLSAEDAARLFERGYRGSHAEHTQGGGIGLSIVRRLCALYGWRVRVVPGQERGVIATLTFGV
- a CDS encoding branched-chain amino acid transaminase → MTQRYPEWIWHNGSIKPWAEATTHVMSHVVHYGSSVFEGIRCYDTPDGPAIFRLTDHNKRLYASAKIYDMSMPYGLDDINAACREVIKANGFTTDYLRPVAYRGLGGFGLSADTPTDMAVATWKMGQYLGATVLEEGIDACVSSWQRFAPNTLPAGAKAGGNYLSGQLVAREARRLGFGEGIALASTGLLSEGAGENLFLVFDGALHTTPVSAALLNGLTRNTIITLARDAGIEVFERDLPREYLYLCDELFMCGTAAEITPIRSVDGRQVGAGKPGPMTRHLQELFFGLFDGKTADKYGWLERV